From the genome of Winogradskyella forsetii, one region includes:
- a CDS encoding alpha/beta hydrolase gives MKPLKLIVIFLLSISTLTSCSSDNPDNPEIEVLNPLEVYEEMNISYGNENGQVFDLYLPANRTSATKTIILVHGGGWTSGDKLDMNPYAAYIKDQMPGYAVVNMNYRLADNDNPPYPMQINDITSVVDYLETHESYYTISDDIGFVGVSAGAHLSLLWSYGFDTNHKVNMVCSVVGPTNFTDPAYLNNTDPLLQDIIDAFGVDPSIAFLEEASPYHRVTASAPPTILFYGGQDPLIPTTQGTAMRDKLEELNVTHEFTLYPTEGHVWLGLNLLDTTLKLKAFIETHL, from the coding sequence ATGAAGCCACTAAAATTAATAGTCATCTTTTTACTATCAATTTCAACATTGACGTCTTGTTCGTCTGATAATCCAGATAACCCTGAAATTGAAGTCTTAAACCCACTTGAAGTTTACGAAGAAATGAACATCTCTTACGGAAACGAGAACGGCCAAGTGTTTGATCTGTACTTGCCAGCAAATCGAACTTCAGCGACTAAAACGATCATTTTGGTTCATGGAGGCGGTTGGACTTCTGGCGATAAATTAGATATGAATCCCTATGCGGCATACATAAAAGATCAAATGCCTGGATATGCCGTTGTGAATATGAATTATAGATTGGCAGATAATGACAACCCACCTTATCCGATGCAAATTAATGATATCACAAGTGTTGTTGATTATTTAGAAACTCACGAAAGTTACTATACCATTTCTGATGATATCGGTTTTGTTGGTGTGAGTGCTGGTGCACATTTATCCTTATTGTGGAGCTATGGTTTTGATACTAACCATAAAGTGAATATGGTCTGTAGTGTGGTTGGACCGACTAATTTTACGGATCCTGCATACTTAAACAATACAGATCCATTACTGCAAGACATTATAGATGCATTTGGAGTAGATCCCTCTATAGCATTTTTAGAAGAAGCGAGTCCTTATCATCGTGTTACCGCTTCTGCGCCACCGACTATTTTGTTTTATGGAGGCCAAGATCCGTTAATTCCAACAACCCAAGGAACAGCCATGCGAGATAAACTTGAGGAATTGAACGTTACGCATGAATTTACCTTATACCCTACAGAAGGTCATGTTTGGTTGGGGCTTAATTTATTGGATACAACTTTAAAATTAAAAGCTTTTATTGAAACACATTTATAG
- a CDS encoding pepsin/retropepsin-like aspartic protease family protein, which yields MHQSIKIIIALFISAKLFATEYNPPIVFTKAEFVNASTTRIPFKVIDQLIVVEVELLDKEGNFIIDTGSETLILNSVHFKHSRRYRQDGEERSGVHQEIENVKAKYLDALSLEDFRLENLNADVIDLSHIEKIKKIEVLGIIGYSILKEFEVFIDMHLNQITLTKIDKNGELLSDKVYAETINDSIDFQLKRHTIIIDAQIGNHKVKFGLDTGAEYNQLNKNLDSEILDYFYPSKELKLTGASGKQVKVMAGKLYRVKLNDSIYFGPMKTVLTNLRQMNSAFSTHLDGILGFEFFAQQRTIINYKKQKLYFIKFPIIKP from the coding sequence ATGCATCAATCAATCAAAATCATCATCGCCTTGTTTATTTCAGCAAAACTCTTTGCTACAGAATATAACCCACCTATTGTTTTTACTAAAGCCGAATTTGTAAATGCGTCAACCACACGGATTCCATTTAAAGTTATTGACCAACTTATTGTAGTTGAAGTTGAACTACTGGATAAGGAAGGTAACTTTATTATTGATACAGGTTCCGAAACGTTGATCCTAAATAGTGTTCATTTTAAACACTCAAGACGTTACAGGCAAGATGGAGAGGAACGAAGTGGTGTGCATCAGGAAATTGAAAATGTAAAAGCCAAATATCTCGATGCGTTGAGTTTGGAAGATTTTCGCTTAGAAAACTTAAACGCTGATGTGATTGATTTAAGCCATATCGAAAAGATAAAAAAAATTGAAGTTTTAGGAATTATTGGTTACAGCATATTGAAGGAGTTTGAAGTCTTTATCGATATGCACCTAAATCAAATTACCTTAACAAAAATAGACAAGAACGGCGAACTTTTATCTGATAAAGTATATGCCGAAACCATAAACGATAGTATTGATTTTCAATTAAAGAGGCACACCATCATTATTGATGCACAAATCGGAAACCATAAGGTTAAATTTGGATTGGACACAGGTGCTGAGTATAATCAATTGAATAAAAATCTAGATTCAGAAATTTTAGACTATTTTTATCCTAGCAAAGAATTAAAGCTTACAGGTGCTAGTGGTAAGCAAGTGAAAGTTATGGCAGGGAAATTGTATAGAGTGAAGTTGAACGATTCAATTTACTTTGGCCCAATGAAAACTGTACTAACTAATTTAAGACAAATGAACAGTGCATTTAGCACCCATCTTGATGGCATATTAGGCTTTGAATTTTTCGCTCAACAACGAACGATTATTAATTACAAAAAACAGAAACTCTATTTTATAAAGTTTCCGATTATAAAGCCTTGA